tcataaaatttacattcaaAGACACGAAAATGtcaggtaaataaattttatttatgtaataagAGTAAAagctattatattataatataaaaccAATTGAAATcgagataaaagaaaaaaaaaatattaaatttaaagttgaaaAGTGAATTGTAAAACAACGTTTGTCTTCCGGTACTCACTGACGAATCGACTATTCaatttattgagtaaataAGTGACGCTAAGCTTTAAGTTCATATAGATTATTGATTTTGATCGATCGATAGAGATCAATATCGCTTTACTGAATATCTTCACCAGCTCTtagggaaaattttatttttatatatatatataaaattcttttcttTGAGTAGTTTACCGTCTTCTGAAAGGTTTGCTAACGTAATTTCAAGACAAACAATCACAAGCGTATTTCGAATAATAGCGAATGTCAGATGCACTTTTATATAGTATACTTGACTTAGCTTCGcttcaaataaaatctttttatccTGGAGTCGACTCTTCGATACACTTCAAATAATGcataatattgaatttatttacatagagtgtattataaaatttataagaaaaaatttcaaaactttccattattcaaattttaatttatgatctcGATACGGCTAAAAAAACCTTCAAagaattgatttttgttttgtcaCTTTATTAACCGcagattcaaaatttagaaaaaaatttattctgcTTGGCAGCCCGCTGAAATTTTCCGAGGTTCTtaatttgcaataaaaaaatttaatctaaaacTAGACAAATACAAATTTCGACTAAgcataacaaatttttatttcaatggaaattttggaagctcaaaaaaatgtttaataattttagaccaaaaaaaatctataataatctgaataactcaatttattttcatacccgcatttttattagaaaattgaggtatgatttttttttattatttaatccaCGGAAGCAATGAAGCGgttgataataaaatccaataaaaaccgcaagaaaaattttttttgggtaaAATAGGAGGACCACTTGTAGACTTTAACCAAATTTCAAGTATACATTAAttggttatttaaataaacatcacaaaataattaattaagtgtcAAAAAGTACTGCTACGGTCTACCCAGTAACGGGgaatactaataaattatgtaagctaattaataataaataaattaattgtaaaaatcatTGCttgtataaataatcaattgcgtagtttaattaatgattatccTCTAAAATGaggtaatttattatctaataaattaataaattcaattaacgTAGAAAACCGTGTTCCAGTATTCTCTTTGCTGACATTTGTGGATTTACTTCATTATCTGACCAATGCACAGCCGAGGAACTTGTGCGACTACTCAATGAACTTTTTGCCAGGTAAGctagtttatttaaacttaactaagtattaattattccCTTCAGGGGTAAgtatttatgaataatgagagctgtaatattttcaataaagatcatttattaaaaatgaatagcGTTGACGTTGGGATGACaacatattattaaatattgaatgacctctttagtaataaaaaataaaataaaaataatgataacaataaaagaGACCCACGCAATAACCTCAAGAAAAGTTTGTCTTTGTGTGACTAAATGTAATTGAAAGTTTTACCATACAAACGAGGATGTTTTTTGCTAAATAAAAGCAAACTAAAACTCAAACTCTGTTTTATTGACAGAATGAGAAAACTTGTgcctgaaataaaattattataaaagtttaataagacgaaataaaaacatttatataggTTGAATTATTGTGGTCTTTTGTTgggaaaatataatatttgaatacaagtagatgtaattaaattaatatgtttCGAGAGAATGCATATGAATTCAGCGTTCATACGGCTGACGAGTGATGGatacagaaaattaaatcacataataaatctataaatagATGAATACCATACTGTGGAAAATGTCATGTTTATCTTATTCGATTATACAGGCAAGCTATTTCAgttaatatgtatatactgaGTCGTTTAATAATCGAAACAAATATTCATTCTGCGGTTTCGAACATCAAATTTTACGTAATAAAATGCCGCAGTGCAATGtattataatgtatatatatggatgtatTTATAGAAAgattgatgaataattttgatttgattaaATGTATCGAGAAGTCTACCGAGTTGgtggaataataatttattaattataaatgaatgttATGCTTTAATTAAATCCCAATGGACAAAgggtattgttattattgttattattattattatttctattgacaTTATTAATATCAGATGTACCGaatgtatattatattaattatattatttaatcacaGTAAaccctttttaaaaaaaacttaggtactgtagaaaattttggtgtaaaaatggcCCCCGAAAACTTTTCACGGCGATGTAGTGTAAAatgatgtaaaatttttaaattaataccgCCTAAATTTAAGACGAtatttggtgtaattttcataacaaaatttttacgccgagtccaaaaattttttacagtataatcaaaattaaattcagtaaataaatgaaatgtaaattaaataatttttttgatcaagttattattgttaatattttcataattcaaaattaacagaataaatataaaatataaaaaaagtttcaatatttttttcatagtgttgagatgaaaaaaaaatgtattgattATGAAGGAAAGAGTAAGGAAGTATACACTACACTGTACTTACACACGGcagtatataatttatgaggTACTTTGTTGCTTTTGTAGCTGTTGTCTAAATGCGATGTCAAGAGTTGATAAAGTTAAAgagggatttaaaaaaattagagccGGAAGGGATACGATTACTCTTGATGCAACAAGAGCTACGATTACCAACgagaatagaaataaaaaaaaattaaaataaataaaaaaaggagcGATGgaaaaagaggaaaaaaataacttggaaAAGTATGCGGTACTTTTGGAGAAtcgatgaaaatttaattggtaTTTTCCAGTTTCATATTCTGGTTGTAGGAGAGCACTCATTGAGACCGAAAGAAAGCGATAGGCTCTGGACAATTGACTCGATAAGTCGTTTTGaaaggaaaatatataataaattgggGAATAAGTGCTTGAAAGTCTGcgaaaattataacaaagaattaaactttatttagatttttctttcaacGAGTTACAGCTCATTGATTATCAATTCAATCACGTAACGGgttataatgtaatttatgttataaagggaaatttatctttctggctcttgaataataattatttcgagTCATGCAATATCGTACGTAAATGTAAtacgtattttttaatattacttataactgaagattttttattctttataatgCATTACGTTCTCTTTGAAATTTTACCTTTCAAGTACGAGCAGAAAATTATCATTCAgcttaaaaatgttttacaaaagaaataaagaaataaaatagttaaataaatatatgtcggAATAAAAATACTCTATGGAAGaccatagaaaaaatttaattatatttcatgatattttatagtattaaaaaataataataataaaagaaaggaAATAACTAAAAGCTCAACTGAGATTTAATATTTCAGattatttctatatttaatCAGCGTTCAATGCTTGAAATATACTGATAATACATTGAGGAcacgattttaatttaacaatgaTCATCAACATTCCCCCTTCTTTTTATCcctttttattgaaatatttaagcgtatataaaatactttaaaaaatagaaatttaacactataaatttttccaataatatGACTGAGTTCTACTAAGTAgaaggactttttttttttttacttattattagaCGATCTATTTTCAATACTTGATATTGTTTAATGAGAatttcaagttatttattatagcCACCATTTAAAGTTAGTTAGAgagcttttttttcaaagaagattaaactattttttaagaaaataaaagttaaaaataaattattttattttcttcagcaTACTccgattatatatatatatatatatatatatatatatatatatatatatataaatatatatatatataatacaagtgATGTACAAGCAgatagatttataaaataatatagtaaattACCTTAATGCTTAAAATGCTATCTATTGTGCAACAATACGTaataattttgacatttatgGAAAGTATTATCAGTCTTTAATCACTATTAACTTAACCATTGAGTTATCTTCAAATCTGGAGTTCCATCTTGCATACATCGTGATATGCATTTCGTATAAGCGCATAAGGGAAGCAACTTTCCAAAAGATCCATTGTTAAGAACGGCGACTCCTGAACAATCTCATTGAGCAGCAGATAAACAGACTCTCTGTTTTTGATAGTTTCCTTGTCATTTTCTTGACCAAGTCTCAACAAACTGGATGAGGCCAACGCCAAGAACTCCTTCATTCTATCTTCGATGTCATTCTGACCGCACAGCGTAAAAAGCGCaccaaatatattatttacagcAGTTCCTATGCAGTGAATATTATTAGAATGCCCCTCTAGCGACGCGcgataaaatgaattttcattgCGAGCTAATTTTGGAATAGAAACGGCGACAAAGACCATCAGAAGACAAACAGACAAATGTTCTTCTTCTTCCATTCCAACTTCTGTTGATTGAGTTTTAAGCGCATTGATGAGAGTCGGGTCAACTTTGCACGTCAACCCGACGGCCGAAGTCATTTCGGAAACCAAATTCATCGGATCATCTGAAGGCAGCTGATGTCGCAAATCAGCGATCGAACTCAAGAGAAAGGGAATCCGGTCTTCCAGGACATCATTCAACGCATCCTGCGCGAGCTGCCTGAAGCTGAGAATCACGCCAATTATCGTGAACCTCTGCAAGACATTTTCAACGTGCTGTAGACGTTTAAACTGGTCAATCATTATTTCCGGCTTGTCGAAATTTGTTCTCAAAGCCATCAAAACTTCTCTATTATTAGCGACGAGCTTTTTTAGTTCTTGCACTTGACTAGAGATATGCCACATAAGAGTTTCGTTGAGCATTTTCATACCATAAGGACCCACAAGCTCAGCCAAAGCTCTAAGCTCATTGATGTCCGTAAACTCTTCAGCATTGAATGGCACTGCGCTCTCTATTGCTAAACTTACAAATGCTCGTTGGTTTGCAGAGTAACATATATTACCAGCACTAACTCTTCTCAATAAAACTTCGGAATACCATTGCGTGTATAGAGCAGCTATTGTTTTATCGCCGTGGCTATCAATTGGTTGAGTTTGTTGAAGCAAAGCATTGTTAAAAATTCTCGTAATATCTATGTGCACGTAATTTTCAACCGACTGTAGTACATTCATGTAGGCTCTAATACTTATCACAAGTTCTGATGGCTTAGCTATTTCGCTAGATTCTGGATTAAACATAACCATGCCAACAAGAGCTCGAGAAAATCTCGCCTCAAGATGCTGATTCAGGTACTCCCGGGGTGCGAATGTTATATTCCAAACATTTATTGCAGGGCAATAGTTTATGGCATGACAAAGTTCAGTCAATGCCATGTGTAATTTATCCATCGTAGTAAGATCTTCTCTCGTTCTCCTGTAACTTTCTACCCCAGGTTTTTGAATTTCGTAAatgttctttttatttttgtcttttttctTACGATTGAATGCCTGTGAAATCAATTGCGCACAGTGTTTTGGCAAAAGTCTGTCACTCATATTGCACTGCTCGTCGCAAATAGTcgtgataatatttttagcttcTTTAGCCATTTCGTTGAGAAACATGTCAACGATAGAACGACTTCTGTCGTGAATATGATGACGTTCTTCAGGACAAAGCTGGTGTgttgaagtttgaaaatggCTGCATAGAAGTGGATAAGTTATTATGTATCTATT
Above is a window of Microplitis demolitor isolate Queensland-Clemson2020A chromosome 1, iyMicDemo2.1a, whole genome shotgun sequence DNA encoding:
- the LOC103580106 gene encoding membrane-associated protein Hem: MARSVLPSQQKLAEKLIILNDRGIGMLTRLYNIKKACDTKSKPPTVLSDKLLESSIKLIVRKFPNVDAKGFQTVTNLRNEIVKSLSLYYYTIVDLLDFKDNVCELLTTMDACGVYMDITLNFDLTKAYLDLITTYVTLMILLSKWEDRKAVLGLFNIAYEMVNKKSDNTFPRLGQMIVDYDVPFKKLSEEFIPHLNLLRGALTSLWAIYPSRNMTADNWRADQKLSITGSPGKLLKAASTDTMSCETLSIDRVEKWIILGFTLCHSILSQDQPNKLWTTALESGWVLTLFRDEVIYIHQYIQSFFESIKGYSKRVSEVKDCYNQAIQKSALRHREKRKFLRTALKDLALILSDQPGLLGPKALLVFMGLSHARDEILWILRHGDNPPNQGKGKGRGNEDLVDRQLPELLFHCEELRALVRKYSQVLQRYYVQFLSGFDAPVLHQMIQNLSGLPEDEGVILSDLCSMMASVTVKQVEEHEMFDFRGLRLDWIRLQAYMSVTNCNMSLADNRELASFMDTVIFHTKMVDYLDEMLNDTSDLSIYCFYSKVFEEQFHMCLEFPAQNRYIITYPLLCSHFQTSTHQLCPEERHHIHDRSRSIVDMFLNEMAKEAKNIITTICDEQCNMSDRLLPKHCAQLISQAFNRKKKDKNKKNIYEIQKPGVESYRRTREDLTTMDKLHMALTELCHAINYCPAINVWNITFAPREYLNQHLEARFSRALVGMVMFNPESSEIAKPSELVISIRAYMNVLQSVENYVHIDITRIFNNALLQQTQPIDSHGDKTIAALYTQWYSEVLLRRVSAGNICYSANQRAFVSLAIESAVPFNAEEFTDINELRALAELVGPYGMKMLNETLMWHISSQVQELKKLVANNREVLMALRTNFDKPEIMIDQFKRLQHVENVLQRFTIIGVILSFRQLAQDALNDVLEDRIPFLLSSIADLRHQLPSDDPMNLVSEMTSAVGLTCKVDPTLINALKTQSTEVGMEEEEHLSVCLLMVFVAVSIPKLARNENSFYRASLEGHSNNIHCIGTAVNNIFGALFTLCGQNDIEDRMKEFLALASSSLLRLGQENDKETIKNRESVYLLLNEIVQESPFLTMDLLESCFPYALIRNAYHDVCKMELQI